A genomic segment from Equus przewalskii isolate Varuska chromosome X, EquPr2, whole genome shotgun sequence encodes:
- the HMGN5 gene encoding high mobility group nucleosome-binding domain-containing protein 5 — MPKRKAAGQGDIKQEPKRRSARLSAMPVPTTPELKPKRTSTPRKIKTKNDMMEKNTDTGAKAIAETKKEEIIKEEYNNENGEAKIIEAPAPEKELEEIKEEKIEDVKEEGEEKKEAVAAEGKEDEKEDQKGDGEDQNKEEEKGEDGKEDMKGKEEGAEDKDGKEKAEDGKEKAEGGKEEEDEKEKAGEKDGEDGKGKGEDGKEEKDEKEKGNKKEDEDGKGKGEGEKQGEDKKEKGDGKENEDGKEDKDGKEDKGGNEEEDGKEEEDGNGEEDGKEDEDGKEENGKEDEDGNEEEDGKEKEDGKEEHGKEESGKGDGKDGKEDENKAEVGKEIAEKEEVRKEDGKKESQSIV, encoded by the exons GCTGCAGGTCAAGGTGATATTAAGCAGGAG cCTAAGAGAAGATCAGCCAGACTGTCTGCT ATGCCTGTGCCCACTACTCCAGAGTTGAAGCCCAAAAGAACATCAACTCCAAGG aaaattaagacaaaaaatgATATGATGGAAAAAAACACAGATACAGGTGCCAAAGCAATAGctgaaaccaagaaagaagaaattattaaagAAGAATACAACAATGAAAATGGAGAAGCCAAAATTATAGAG GCACCAGCTCCTGAAAAAGAActtgaggaaataaaagaagaaaaaattgaagatgtcaaagaagagggagaagaaaagaaagaagcagtggcagcagaagggaaagaagatgaaaaagaagatcagaaaggagatggagaagatcaaaataaggaagaagagaaaggagaagatggaaaggaggacatgaaagggaaagaagagggagcagaggataaagatggaaaagagaaagcagaagatggaaaagagaaagcagaaggtggaaaagaggaagaagatgaaaaagagaaagcaggcGAAAAAGACGGTGAAGatggaaaagggaaaggagaagatggcaaagaagaaaaagatgaaaaagagaaaggaaataaaaaagaggatgaagatggaaaagggaaaggagaaggtgaaaaacaaggagaagacaaaaaagagaaaggagatggaaaggagaatgaagatggaaaagaggataaagatggaaaagaggaTAAAGGTGGAAAtgaggaggaagatggaaaagaggaagaagatggaaacggggaggaagatggaaaagaagatgaagatggaaaagaagaaaatggaaaagaagatgaagacgggaatgaagaggaagatgggaaagagaaagaagatggaaaagaggaacacggaaaagaagaaagtggaaaaggagatgggaaagatggaaaggaagatgaaaacaaGGCTGAAGTTGGAAAAGAAATAGCTGAAAAAGAAGAGGTcagaaaagaagatggaaaaaaagagtcTCAGAGTATTGTTTGA